The Halobacillus ihumii genomic sequence CGCTTCTGAACTGCTTACTGTTCAGGCGGCTGTCATTATCTTGTCTGTATCGGCCATTACACTATTTTTCACAAACATGATTGGCATTCCGCTCTCAACAAGTGAAGTAACAGTTGGAGCCATCGTCGGGGTAGGGATCTCATTACAACAACTCTACCTTGAAAATCTGATCCACGTCGTTACCTTTTGGGTTATCGTGCCTGTTGTTGCCTTTGCACTGACATTTTGTTTTGGATTATTTGGGAACTACTGGAGGAAAAAGCGCAAGCATTCAGCGAATAGACAAATTTCCAAATGGATTTCGATCTTGCTCATTATTACTGGTTTCATAGAAGCATTTGCTGCTGGAATGAACAACGTAGCGAATGCAATTGGTCCCCTAGTTGGAGCGGGTGTTTTACCTAAGGAAATGGGGCTGCTGGCTGGAGGAGTGTTTATAGCCCTTGGAAGTATTTTATTAGGAGGCAGAGTGCTTGAAACGAATGGTAAGCGCATTTCTACCTTAACCTTAACAGACGGTGTTATGGTATCAGGAACATCAGGAGTACTGGTAGTTGGTGCTTCCTTATTAGGGATCCCGATTCCGATGACACAAGTCACGACTTCAGCCATTGTAGGTGTAGGGGCAACAAAGAACTGGACAGAGATTTGGAGAAAAAGAATTATTTATCAAATATTGAAAGTTTGGATCACCTCTCCGATCATTTCTTTGCTCCTTGCGTACTGTTTAACAGAGGTATTCCTGAGGTCAAATTTCTATACAGTTGTGATGATTGCTTGCGGCATACTAGCCACTCTGCTGCTGACTGGTTTTGGACGGAAAGCAGCTGTACAGACTCAAAAAGGAAAGCCTCGTTCATTAAAGCAAGAGTTTTAGTATGAGGAGGGTAGGGGATGAATTCTAACATTATCCGACAAGATACTACGTCTATTTCTAAAATAGATTATCACCGTAAAAATCAGCATTTTAGTGGTGTGGTTTGGCTTACTGGTCTATCAGGTTCTGGAAAGTCTACGATAGCTCACCTCATTAATCAGAAGCTCTACAAACAGGGGGTACAAACCTATGTCCTCGATGAAGACGATATACGTCAAGGTTTAAACAATGATCTTGGTTATGGAGAAAGAGATCGCCAGGAAAACATCCGAAGGGTTGGAGAAGCAGCTAAGCTTTTAGTAGATAGCGGGACGATTGTAATCGCAGCATTGACCTCCCCTTTTCGGTCAGACCGTAACCAAGTTCGTCATAAATTTGAAGAAGATGAGTTCCTTGAAGTATTTGTAAGCTGTCCGATAGAGGACTGTGAGAAACGCGATCCAAAAGGATTATATAAAAAGGTAAGAAAAGGGGGAATCCCATCCTTTACAGGGTTTGATTCCCCCTATGAACCGCCGTTGACGGGAGAACTAGTCGTGCATACAGATCAGGAATCTGAAGAGATGTCAGTTGAACGTATTATTCGTTTATTACAAGAGAAACATTGGATTTAGTCTGTCGAAGGGAGTTTTTTAATAATGGATATCCAATTAAATCGTGACTTCTTTATTTCGTGAGTTTCTAAGGGGTTGGGACAAAAGCAAAATCCGAACTAGGTAGAAAGTATGGTTTGTGGATAAAACCCGAATATACTTCACTAAAACAGAACGTCGTTCGTCTTTTTACTTAAGAAATTTAGTTATGTCTCAGCCGCTTAGATTAATCCTGTTCTTTTAATCTTTGTAAAAAAGTTATCTCCTCATAAGCGGTAAAGTCAGGCAATGAATACCGCCTCCTAGTTTATAAAACTCGCTGACATCTACTTCTATAACATGTA encodes the following:
- the cysC gene encoding adenylyl-sulfate kinase, whose translation is MNSNIIRQDTTSISKIDYHRKNQHFSGVVWLTGLSGSGKSTIAHLINQKLYKQGVQTYVLDEDDIRQGLNNDLGYGERDRQENIRRVGEAAKLLVDSGTIVIAALTSPFRSDRNQVRHKFEEDEFLEVFVSCPIEDCEKRDPKGLYKKVRKGGIPSFTGFDSPYEPPLTGELVVHTDQESEEMSVERIIRLLQEKHWI
- a CDS encoding inorganic phosphate transporter, with the translated sequence MTLIIIGLAVSCFFAFNVGASGSAATMGIAYGAQVIKKKRTALILSGVGGLLGALWGGEVVETIGKGLIASELLTVQAAVIILSVSAITLFFTNMIGIPLSTSEVTVGAIVGVGISLQQLYLENLIHVVTFWVIVPVVAFALTFCFGLFGNYWRKKRKHSANRQISKWISILLIITGFIEAFAAGMNNVANAIGPLVGAGVLPKEMGLLAGGVFIALGSILLGGRVLETNGKRISTLTLTDGVMVSGTSGVLVVGASLLGIPIPMTQVTTSAIVGVGATKNWTEIWRKRIIYQILKVWITSPIISLLLAYCLTEVFLRSNFYTVVMIACGILATLLLTGFGRKAAVQTQKGKPRSLKQEF